One segment of Thermococcus sp. DNA contains the following:
- a CDS encoding Sjogren's syndrome/scleroderma autoantigen 1 family protein, translating into MKGPTEEEIRNVIMPLMLSGARMLDRHCPRCGSPLFEKDGRVFCPVCEHRGREREGGTRDVEERLMEKLVELANSMPEEIDSLRKHLSVMGEIMELIKKYRSLEGEE; encoded by the coding sequence ATGAAGGGGCCGACTGAGGAGGAGATCAGAAATGTCATAATGCCCCTCATGTTATCCGGGGCGAGGATGCTGGACAGACACTGTCCCCGGTGCGGTTCTCCTCTGTTTGAAAAGGACGGCCGTGTGTTCTGTCCGGTGTGCGAGCATCGGGGTAGGGAGAGGGAGGGTGGAACCCGGGACGTGGAGGAGCGTCTTATGGAGAAGCTTGTCGAGCTGGCCAATTCGATGCCCGAGGAGATTGACTCGCTCAGGAAACACTTAAGTGTGATGGGGGAGATAATGGAATTGATTAAGAAATACCGCAGTTTGGAGGGAGAGGAATGA
- a CDS encoding ArsR family transcriptional regulator: protein MKNVKVLKVLESGPKTIEEVSEETGIPGMEVRRYLLRFAEQGKVESYQKAGKLFWKLREEDETEKEFKYVG from the coding sequence ATGAAGAACGTCAAGGTGTTGAAGGTTCTTGAGAGCGGTCCGAAGACTATCGAAGAAGTCAGTGAGGAGACCGGAATCCCGGGGATGGAAGTGCGGCGGTATTTGCTTCGGTTCGCGGAGCAGGGTAAGGTGGAGAGCTATCAGAAGGCTGGAAAGCTCTTCTGGAAGCTCCGTGAGGAGGACGAGACCGAAAAAGAGTTCAAGTACGTTGGCTGA
- the trmBL2 gene encoding HTH-type transcriptional regulator TrmBL2: MVKDRMVELLQEHFELNLYEARAYVALVGFGVLTPAELASVSEVPAPRTYDVLRSLEKKGFAISQPGKVNKYRPVHPENILDKFIQDWQERIADELEAKKKAKEELLELMNPLIETEIPKYGVERVWIVKGIRNATLKTKEMFEDVKEQVLLADDGYIAVNLESDLIKAVDRGAKAKVLVTEPILQRLKTSKILDYYKKGKLELKVIDKLDLPMLICDEEVFFALEDMAARYFNYETQIWIKDFRIKTLFEGKFNEYWEKAKKA; this comes from the coding sequence ATGGTGAAGGACAGAATGGTGGAGCTCCTTCAGGAGCACTTTGAGTTGAACCTCTACGAGGCAAGAGCGTACGTGGCACTGGTCGGCTTTGGCGTTTTAACTCCCGCCGAGCTGGCAAGCGTTTCCGAAGTTCCAGCACCGAGGACCTACGACGTCCTCAGGAGCCTTGAGAAGAAAGGATTCGCCATAAGCCAGCCCGGAAAGGTCAACAAGTACAGACCGGTCCACCCAGAGAACATCCTCGACAAGTTCATACAGGACTGGCAGGAGCGCATCGCCGACGAACTCGAAGCCAAGAAAAAGGCGAAAGAAGAGCTCCTCGAACTCATGAACCCCCTGATAGAGACCGAGATACCAAAGTACGGCGTCGAGCGCGTCTGGATAGTCAAGGGCATAAGAAACGCCACACTCAAGACCAAGGAAATGTTCGAAGACGTTAAAGAGCAGGTTCTCCTAGCCGACGACGGCTACATAGCAGTCAACCTCGAAAGCGACCTAATAAAAGCCGTTGACAGGGGCGCCAAGGCCAAAGTCCTGGTTACCGAACCCATACTCCAGAGACTGAAGACCTCCAAGATACTTGACTACTACAAGAAGGGCAAACTCGAGCTCAAGGTCATCGACAAACTCGATCTCCCAATGCTCATCTGCGATGAAGAAGTGTTCTTCGCCCTTGAGGACATGGCGGCAAGGTACTTCAACTACGAGACCCAGATATGGATTAAGGACTTCCGCATCAAGACCCTGTTTGAGGGCAAGTTCAACGAGTACTGGGAAAAGGCCAAGAAGGCCTGA